A region of the Phoenix dactylifera cultivar Barhee BC4 chromosome 10, palm_55x_up_171113_PBpolish2nd_filt_p, whole genome shotgun sequence genome:
ATTTTTCATCTTGACAGTATCAAACATATTGATGACACTCAGCAGAACATGAACCAAAAGAAGTCGCTGACGAGCTCGGTTCAGAGCTCAACCTTCTTGGCCTCAGGGGCTCCTCCTAGCTTCTCCTTCTCTGCTTCGCCACCGGCAATGCTCACCACCCTGGGGCCCTTGATCTGGTCCGGCGCCAGCTTCGGCAGCGTCACGGTCAGCACGCCGTCCTCTAGCTTCGCCGACACCTTGTCGACATCGGCGTTCTCCGGCAACCGGAATTGCCTCCAGAACTTGCCGTAGGAGCGCTCCACGTAGTGCCATTGctcccccttcttctcctcctctttctttctctcgccACTCACCCTCAGAACCCGGTTCTCCACCACCTCTATCTTTAGCTCCTCCCTCTTTAACCCTGCAttcatttaattgcaataaAATGATCACCATTAGAATCCAGTACCGTCTGGAAATTAAATTCCtcatattttctgtttttgttttccaAAGCCCGAGAAGCTGAAAAGCTGAACGTTTTAGGCTGATAAATAGGTACAGTGAAACTTTTtgtattttcaaattatttataAGATGTTTACGACTTTTGGTAA
Encoded here:
- the LOC103701614 gene encoding 22.0 kDa class IV heat shock protein-like, giving the protein MAMRFSVVFAVGVALLLAVASPAGGSLLPFLDRGGSPLLERFPDPFRMLEHVPFVLDRDDVAAVSHARVDWKETSDAHQIMIDVPGLKREELKIEVVENRVLRVSGERKKEEEKKGEQWHYVERSYGKFWRQFRLPENADVDKVSAKLEDGVLTVTLPKLAPDQIKGPRVVSIAGGEAEKEKLGGAPEAKKVEL